A genomic region of Seriola aureovittata isolate HTS-2021-v1 ecotype China chromosome 21, ASM2101889v1, whole genome shotgun sequence contains the following coding sequences:
- the foxi1 gene encoding forkhead box protein I1, with protein MNAFGHQPSNQQTSPIQHHSAQELLDMAVYCDNYGVYQQNLHHHHPQRPPTHPSSYGLGEYTSPSANPYLWLNGPSINSSPYLPGNNSTSYIQSGYGSNQRQFLPPPTGFGGADLGWLSISSQQELFKMVRPPYSYSALIAMAIQNAQDKKLTLSQIYQYVADNFPFYKKSKAGWQNSIRHNLSLNDCFKKVARDEDDPGKGNYWTLDPNCEKMFDNGNFRRKRKRRADLSGADNTPLPVKSEDGPHKLSDTASLLSSSPPSLHGSPASTEPKSSSPPPSAEHSPCFSSFVSSVNSLLSGSGSTEGSRGGERDYGSGHLGGLSQTREGMSGLGSYSPTLISPLNSDNNRINYYTSVQSLSNHFSVNNLIYSREGTEV; from the exons ATGAACGCTTTTGGACACCAACCATCTAACCAGCAGACCAGCCCTATTCAGCACCACAGCGCTCAGGAGCTCCTGGACATGGCCGTGTACTGCGACAACTACGGTGTGTACCAACAGAacctccaccatcatcatcctcagagGCCGCCCACGCACCCCTCTAGCTACGGCCTCGGAGAGTACACGTCTCCGTCCGCGAACCCGTACTTATGGCTGAACGGACCCAGCATCAACTCCTCTCCTTATCTCCCCGGGAACAACAGCACGTCCTACATTCAGTCTGGATACGGGTCGAACCAGAGGCAGTTTTTACCACCTCCCACCGGGTTCGGTGGGGCAGACCTGGGGTGGCTGTCCATATCCAGCCAGCAGGAACTCTTCAAGATGGTCAGACCACCTTACTCCTACTCAGCACTGATAGCGATGGCCATACAGAACGCCCAAGACAAAAAGTTGACTCTGAGTCAGATCTATCAGTATGTGGCTGACAACTTTCCTTTCTACAAGAAGAGCAAAGCTGGATGGCAGAATTCAATCCGTCACAATTTATCGCTGAACGACTGTTTCAAAAAAGTGGCCCGGGACGAGGATGACCCCG GTAAAGGAAACTACTGGACACTGGACCCCAACTGTGAGAAGATGTTCGACAACGGCAACTTCAGGcggaagagaaaaaggagagctGATTTAAGCGGAGCTGACAATACCCCTCTCCCCGTAAAGTCAGAAGACGGCCCACACAAGCTCTCCGACACCGCCAGCCTGTTGAGTTCCTCCCCGCCCAGTCTGCACGGATCCCCGGCCTCCACGGAACCTAAGTCGTCTTCGCCGCCTCCCTCCGCGGAGCACAGCCCATGTTTCAGCAGCTTCGTGTCCAGCGTGAACTCGCTGCTGTCGGGCAGCGGCAGCACCGAAGGCTCCCGGGGCGGGGAGCGGGACTACGGCTCCGGGCACCTGGGGGGATTGTCTCAGACCAGAGAGGGCATGTCTGGACTGGGCTCCTACTCGCCCACTTTAATCTCTCCTCTGAACTCTGACAACAACAGAATTAATTATTACACATCAGTACAGAGCCTCTCCAACCATTTCAGTGTTAATAACCTAATATACAGCCGGGAAGGAACAGAGGTGtag